Proteins from one Streptomyces genisteinicus genomic window:
- a CDS encoding electron transfer flavoprotein subunit beta/FixA family protein, which yields MSLRIVVCVKYVPDATGDRHFADDLTVDRDDVDGLLSELDEYAVEQALQIAENADDAEVTVLTVGPEDAKDALRKALSMGADKAIHVEDDDLHGTDVIGTSLVLAKAVEKAGFDLVISGMASTDGTMGVVPALLAERLGVPQVTLLSEVSVEGGTVTGRRDGDTASEQLEASLPAVVSVTDQSGEARYPSFKGIMAAKKKPVESWDLEDLEIDADEVGLAGAWSAVDSAAERPARTAGTIVKDEGEGGRQLAEFLAGQKFV from the coding sequence GTGAGCCTGAGGATCGTTGTCTGTGTGAAGTACGTGCCCGACGCCACCGGCGACCGGCACTTCGCCGATGACCTGACCGTCGACCGGGACGACGTCGACGGCCTGCTGTCGGAGCTGGACGAGTACGCGGTGGAGCAGGCGCTGCAGATCGCGGAGAACGCCGACGACGCCGAGGTGACGGTGTTGACGGTGGGTCCGGAGGACGCGAAGGACGCGCTGCGCAAGGCTCTGTCGATGGGTGCGGACAAGGCGATCCATGTCGAGGACGACGATCTGCACGGTACGGATGTGATCGGTACGTCGCTGGTGCTGGCGAAGGCGGTCGAGAAGGCCGGTTTCGATCTGGTGATCTCGGGGATGGCGTCGACGGACGGCACGATGGGTGTGGTTCCGGCGCTGCTGGCGGAGCGGCTGGGTGTGCCGCAGGTGACGCTGCTGTCGGAGGTGTCGGTCGAGGGTGGCACGGTGACGGGCCGCCGGGACGGTGACACGGCGTCGGAGCAGCTGGAGGCGTCGCTGCCGGCGGTGGTGTCGGTGACGGACCAGTCGGGCGAGGCCCGGTACCCGTCGTTCAAGGGGATCATGGCGGCGAAGAAGAAGCCGGTGGAGTCCTGGGACCTGGAGGACCTGGAGATCGACGCGGACGAGGTCGGTCTCGCGGGTGCGTGGAGCGCGGTGGACTCGGCGGCCGAGCGTCCGGCGCGCACGGCGGGCACGATCGTCAAGGACGAGGGCGAGGGCGGCAGGCAGCTCGCCGAGTTCCTCGCGGGTCAGAAGTTCGTCTGA